A single Candidatus Dependentiae bacterium DNA region contains:
- a CDS encoding protein kinase, with protein sequence MLNNFKKYFINVFFIFASFVYTNILALNEEIPNLNEETPNLNQEIPNYEEIAKDILTKHDFKDITTIGQGTEKIVFSGTKIENDEKKEMACSYFIPVKDPERRFLRELNLLQKLKHPNIIKYLGYIYDKPNKIYIIFTMRAENSLDYFLYHYYKELNIKHKLQISLGAIAAINMLHHNNLVHQDIKPDNFLYSCNKKIDFINIWLTDFTFTKNEEISEFFKGTIFYTPSENILIKSIDPNKQQKTYNISKAADIHSFGVTLYEIFYGKKFFKTIKKENKEEIKNMPIYENDTKKREPIIQLIANGVRPKLDDSVVQYPIINEIIEKCWNPDPDKRPNALDIFNALKKLYIEITDI encoded by the coding sequence ATGTTAAATAATTTTAAAAAATATTTCATAAACGTTTTTTTTATATTTGCATCTTTTGTTTATACAAATATTTTGGCGCTTAATGAAGAGATACCAAATCTTAATGAAGAGACACCAAACCTTAATCAAGAGATACCAAACTATGAAGAAATTGCTAAAGATATTTTAACTAAACATGATTTTAAAGATATAACAACAATAGGACAAGGTACCGAAAAAATAGTATTCAGTGGAACAAAAATTGAAAATGATGAAAAAAAAGAAATGGCCTGTTCATATTTTATTCCAGTAAAAGATCCTGAAAGACGTTTTTTGCGCGAACTGAATTTACTACAAAAACTTAAACATCCAAATATAATCAAGTACTTAGGATATATTTATGATAAACCTAACAAAATATACATCATATTCACAATGCGGGCAGAAAATTCGTTGGATTATTTTTTATATCACTATTATAAAGAATTAAATATCAAACATAAATTACAAATATCTCTTGGAGCAATAGCTGCTATAAATATGTTACATCATAATAATTTAGTTCACCAAGATATAAAACCAGATAATTTTTTATATTCATGTAATAAAAAAATCGATTTTATAAATATTTGGTTAACAGATTTTACATTTACAAAAAACGAAGAAATTTCTGAATTTTTTAAAGGAACAATTTTTTATACTCCATCAGAAAATATATTAATAAAAAGCATTGATCCAAATAAACAACAAAAAACATATAATATTTCGAAAGCTGCAGATATACATTCATTTGGAGTAACGTTATACGAAATCTTTTATGGTAAGAAATTTTTTAAAACTATTAAAAAAGAAAACAAAGAAGAAATAAAAAATATGCCCATATACGAAAATGATACAAAAAAAAGAGAACCAATAATTCAACTTATTGCAAATGGAGTAAGACCAAAATTAGATGACTCTGTAGTTCAATACCCTATTATAAACGAAATAATAGAAAAATGCTGGAATCCAGACCCAGATAAAAGACCTAATGCTTTAGATATTTTTAACGCATTAAAAAAACTTTATATTGAAATTACTGATATTTAA
- the aspS gene encoding aspartate--tRNA ligase → MQVLKRSTYCGLVDKKFLDKEITLVGWVNKRRDFGNLIFIDLRDNTGIMQLVFNPENSKNLFEKIKDIKSEFVLSVTGTVAKRSPEAINTKILTGEFELIVKNLTILSKSKAIPFQVDDAENVDEELRLKYRYIDLRRKKMYDLLKLRHKITFAIREYLNSQNFLEIETPILSKSTPEGARDFLVPSRLQEKKFYALPQSPQIYKQLLMASGMDRYFQIARCFRDEDLRANRQPEFTQIDLEMSFVEQDDIINIVEGIIKNVFEKTYNNTLKFPFKRYSYDEIFSKFGSDKPDMRFGLEIHNLTKLFESTELKFLKSTIEGGGKVGGIFVPNQEFSRSEISNLENFAKEKLNAGGLLSIKITNDKNIESAVQKFLPSNFLLELQKFIPEIQKCSGTIFIVADKFKRAWDILGRFRLELGKKLNLINKDEFNFLWVTDFPMFEWSEEEKKFNAMHHPFTSPTDSLKTDNLESVHAKAYDLVCNGEEVGGGSIRIHDSELQAEIFKIIGIDKKEAENKFGYLLEAQQLGFPPHGGLALGLDRLVMLLGKTDSIRDVIAFPKTQSGTCPMMQTPSEVDEKQLKELHIKIK, encoded by the coding sequence ATGCAAGTATTAAAACGCTCCACATATTGTGGTTTGGTTGATAAAAAATTTTTAGATAAAGAAATTACCTTAGTTGGTTGGGTTAATAAAAGAAGAGATTTTGGTAATTTAATTTTTATTGATCTACGCGATAATACCGGCATAATGCAGCTTGTGTTTAATCCTGAAAATTCAAAAAATTTATTTGAAAAAATAAAAGATATTAAATCCGAATTTGTTTTATCTGTAACGGGCACTGTTGCCAAAAGATCACCTGAAGCTATAAATACAAAAATACTAACAGGCGAATTTGAACTTATAGTCAAAAATTTAACAATTCTTAGCAAATCAAAAGCAATACCATTTCAAGTTGATGACGCTGAAAATGTCGACGAAGAGCTTAGATTAAAATATAGATACATAGATCTAAGACGTAAAAAAATGTATGATCTCTTAAAACTAAGACATAAAATAACTTTCGCAATTCGGGAATATTTAAATTCTCAAAATTTTTTAGAAATAGAAACTCCAATACTTTCAAAAAGTACTCCTGAGGGCGCACGAGACTTTTTGGTACCATCTCGTCTACAAGAAAAAAAATTTTATGCGCTACCACAGTCACCTCAAATCTACAAACAACTCTTAATGGCATCAGGAATGGATAGATATTTTCAAATAGCAAGATGTTTTAGAGACGAAGATTTAAGAGCGAATCGTCAACCGGAGTTTACACAGATAGATTTGGAGATGTCATTCGTTGAACAAGACGATATAATAAATATTGTCGAAGGAATAATTAAAAACGTTTTCGAAAAAACCTACAACAACACGCTCAAGTTTCCGTTTAAAAGATACTCATATGATGAAATTTTTTCCAAATTTGGGTCAGATAAACCTGATATGAGATTTGGGCTTGAAATTCATAACCTTACAAAACTATTTGAGTCAACTGAACTAAAATTTTTAAAGTCTACTATTGAAGGCGGTGGAAAAGTTGGCGGAATCTTTGTACCAAATCAAGAATTTTCAAGATCTGAGATTAGTAATTTAGAAAACTTTGCTAAAGAAAAACTAAATGCCGGTGGTCTTTTAAGTATAAAAATTACAAATGATAAAAATATCGAATCTGCAGTTCAAAAATTTTTGCCATCAAATTTCCTTTTAGAGCTACAAAAATTTATTCCGGAAATACAGAAATGCTCCGGAACGATTTTTATCGTAGCCGATAAATTTAAACGCGCTTGGGATATTCTTGGAAGATTCAGACTTGAACTTGGAAAAAAATTAAATTTAATAAATAAAGATGAATTTAATTTTTTATGGGTTACTGATTTTCCAATGTTTGAATGGAGTGAAGAAGAAAAGAAATTTAATGCAATGCATCACCCATTCACATCTCCAACCGACAGTTTGAAAACAGATAATTTGGAATCAGTACATGCAAAAGCTTATGATCTTGTTTGCAATGGCGAAGAAGTTGGCGGTGGATCAATTAGAATTCACGATTCAGAGCTTCAAGCTGAAATTTTTAAAATTATAGGTATTGATAAAAAAGAAGCGGAAAATAAATTTGGATATTTATTGGAAGCACAACAGCTCGGTTTTCCACCACACGGCGGACTTGCACTTGGACTGGATAGATTGGTAATGCTTTTGGGAAAAACGGATTCAATAAGAGACGTTATTGCATTTCCAAAAACGCAAAGTGGAACATGTCCTATGATGCAAACGCCATCTGAGGTGGATGAAAAACAATTAAAAGAGTTGCATATTAAAATTAAATAA
- the ruvX gene encoding Holliday junction resolvase RuvX: MKILALDLGDKWVGSAISDGLGITCKPYKTVDVEMTESFLETVIKEEDISTIVIGKPTTFSGLESEQTKKIMNTAKELEEKINPKFNNQIKWILWDERLSSKRAESLNTKKIKTKEDKIKSHSVAAAFILQSYLDNKAFQQF; encoded by the coding sequence ATGAAAATTCTTGCTTTAGACCTTGGTGATAAATGGGTAGGTTCTGCAATATCAGACGGTTTGGGTATAACCTGTAAACCATATAAAACTGTAGATGTGGAAATGACGGAAAGTTTTTTAGAAACCGTTATTAAAGAAGAAGATATATCAACAATAGTAATAGGAAAACCAACAACGTTTTCAGGACTTGAAAGCGAACAAACAAAAAAAATAATGAATACGGCCAAAGAACTTGAAGAAAAAATAAATCCTAAATTTAATAATCAAATAAAATGGATTCTTTGGGACGAAAGATTAAGTAGCAAAAGGGCCGAAAGTCTAAATACAAAAAAAATAAAAACTAAAGAAGATAAAATTAAAAGCCACTCTGTTGCAGCTGCATTTATCTTACAAAGTTATTTGGACAACAAAGCTTTTCAACAATTTTAA
- a CDS encoding UDP-N-acetylglucosamine--N-acetylmuramyl-(pentapeptide) pyrophosphoryl-undecaprenol N-acetylglucosamine transferase, protein MNEKTLFVVASGSGGHILPALILAKEWKIKNLGKVVFFTGVKNLDKTILDDNSFIDQKIYLKLSNFPGKKVYLYPKFIWQFIFSYFRAIYWVKRYKNITVISTGGYLAIPVCLAAKRYKQEIILYELNVVPGKAIKFLSKLATKINIVFENSKNYFSKKLQNKINLTNYPLRYSESDKIFDKQELILKINKQDSINFDINKKTIFVLGGSQGSVSLNNYFKVWLKKYSLHDNFELNNIQVIHQTGALDKTNWQDFYKNLNIQAIVFSYRQDLKDYYLLSDLVFARAGAGTLFELEFFQKRSFIFPLNTGYTSHQVDNAKFMVERNKELFKIKQL, encoded by the coding sequence ATGAATGAAAAAACTTTATTTGTAGTTGCTTCAGGTTCAGGCGGGCATATTTTGCCCGCGCTAATTTTGGCAAAAGAATGGAAAATTAAAAATTTAGGTAAAGTTGTCTTTTTTACAGGGGTTAAGAATTTGGATAAAACTATTTTAGATGATAATAGTTTTATTGATCAAAAAATATATTTAAAGTTATCTAACTTCCCGGGAAAAAAAGTTTATTTATACCCTAAATTTATTTGGCAATTTATTTTCAGTTATTTTAGAGCTATTTATTGGGTTAAAAGATATAAAAATATAACTGTAATTTCTACCGGTGGATATTTAGCAATTCCTGTTTGTTTGGCTGCAAAAAGATATAAGCAAGAAATAATTTTATATGAATTAAATGTTGTTCCCGGTAAAGCAATAAAATTTTTGTCCAAATTGGCGACTAAAATAAATATTGTTTTTGAAAATAGTAAAAATTATTTTTCTAAAAAATTACAAAACAAAATAAATCTAACAAATTATCCGTTAAGATATTCAGAATCAGACAAGATTTTTGATAAGCAAGAGCTTATATTAAAAATAAATAAGCAAGATAGTATAAATTTTGATATTAATAAAAAAACTATATTTGTATTGGGCGGTTCTCAAGGTTCCGTTTCTTTAAATAATTATTTTAAAGTTTGGTTAAAAAAATATAGTTTGCATGATAATTTTGAATTAAATAATATTCAGGTTATTCACCAAACAGGTGCATTGGATAAAACCAATTGGCAAGATTTTTATAAAAATTTAAATATACAAGCCATAGTTTTTTCGTATCGACAAGATTTAAAAGATTATTATTTATTATCAGATTTGGTTTTTGCCAGAGCAGGCGCGGGTACGCTATTTGAGCTTGAATTTTTTCAAAAGAGAAGTTTTATTTTTCCATTAAACACAGGATATACATCGCATCAGGTTGATAATGCGAAATTTATGGTAGAAAGAAATAAAGAGCTGTTTAAAATAAAACAGCTCTAA
- the tsaB gene encoding tRNA (adenosine(37)-N6)-threonylcarbamoyltransferase complex dimerization subunit type 1 TsaB, with the protein MDNLFFLSIQGSYSLLDISLFNNSNIIKNIKEDNFKASSLLIPIIQNLLKENNLKLENLAFIATDQGPGAFTSLRVTISTVNGLSFASKIPLIGIDGLDAISTQALKQIQNLQKTDVIVALLNAYNDDVYYKINSDKVENQKGYKKIDLLLSDLKNNFENQKIIFIGNAVNLHKDKILNIFDKNSAFIDIQNASSQEIALIALDKFEKDKNCLSFKLTPLYLKSQNFAIRPTKK; encoded by the coding sequence ATGGATAATCTATTTTTCTTAAGCATTCAAGGCAGTTACTCTCTTTTAGATATATCTCTTTTTAATAACTCAAATATAATCAAAAATATCAAAGAAGATAATTTTAAAGCAAGTTCTCTTTTAATCCCAATAATTCAAAATCTATTAAAAGAAAACAATTTAAAACTGGAAAATTTAGCGTTTATTGCCACAGACCAGGGGCCGGGTGCTTTTACATCTTTGAGAGTAACCATAAGCACGGTAAATGGTCTAAGTTTTGCAAGCAAAATTCCTTTAATAGGTATAGACGGACTTGATGCAATATCAACTCAGGCCTTAAAACAAATACAGAATTTACAAAAAACAGATGTTATAGTTGCGCTTTTAAATGCATATAATGACGATGTTTATTATAAAATTAATTCAGATAAAGTCGAAAATCAAAAAGGTTATAAAAAAATAGATTTACTATTAAGTGATCTAAAAAATAATTTTGAAAATCAAAAAATAATTTTTATTGGCAATGCAGTAAATTTACACAAAGATAAAATCTTAAATATTTTTGATAAAAATTCAGCTTTTATAGATATTCAAAATGCAAGTTCACAGGAAATAGCATTAATAGCTTTAGATAAATTTGAAAAAGATAAAAACTGTTTATCTTTCAAGCTAACGCCTCTTTACTTAAAATCTCAAAATTTTGCCATAAGACCAACTAAAAAATAA
- a CDS encoding DUF721 domain-containing protein, whose translation MFKHISELLNNFVPKQDEWKVKLFNNWDKVLGSLSDKVVILKVERNFLLLGVTHPAWAHEMYMLSDVLREKINSLFEYERIKYIRFQVIKKQTLNLKDTAKLFLNSKHNNTEPKKVSLNSVEYSNLGKIKDDELKSLLKDFYFKSKKEKYVK comes from the coding sequence GTGTTTAAGCATATTTCTGAATTGTTAAATAATTTTGTACCAAAACAGGATGAATGGAAAGTTAAATTATTTAATAATTGGGACAAAGTCCTTGGCAGTTTAAGTGATAAAGTCGTTATATTAAAAGTGGAAAGAAACTTTTTACTTTTAGGTGTAACTCATCCGGCATGGGCTCATGAAATGTATATGCTTTCAGATGTTTTGAGAGAAAAAATAAATTCTTTATTTGAATATGAACGCATAAAATATATAAGGTTTCAGGTGATAAAAAAACAAACGTTAAATTTAAAAGATACTGCAAAATTATTTTTAAATTCTAAACATAATAATACAGAACCTAAAAAAGTTTCACTAAATAGTGTTGAATATTCAAATTTAGGTAAAATTAAAGATGATGAACTTAAAAGTTTATTAAAAGATTTTTATTTTAAGAGTAAAAAGGAGAAGTATGTTAAATAA
- the gpmI gene encoding 2,3-bisphosphoglycerate-independent phosphoglycerate mutase: MNKISKKGPIALVIFDGFGYKNQVFGNAIKAAKMPFFEFLLKNYPSTLLNASGKAVGLLPKFIGNSEVGHLTMGAGRIIKSTLAKFKEVVDNKTIFKNKVLINNFKKIKADNALHIIGLLSDGGVHSHEFQLFALLEFAKKQNIKNVYIHVILDGRDVPPKSANIHLKKLDKICKKLNLGKIASIHGRFYSMDRDNNWQRTKKSYDILCDPKIKISNLKNWEQLLKNFYAKNITDEFVNPTLFIKNGQIKTGDGVIFYNFRPDRARQLTQSFIDPDFNKFKTQNLNSTNNTLAFFITTTRYMQDFKNFNNDILFEHEKIDHTLLDEISTQSNAKIFVIAETEKYAHVTYFFRGMNEKKLPNETYNLISSIKAKNYINHPEMSAYKITRKVLASLKNDPANFYLINYANADMVGHSGDFDATVKACECLDVQIKKLYDEIVINKNGTIFLTSDHGNAEEMINKKTGELVTAHTINPVIFIKINQKSQKNKPEITKFGPIKLELSNIAATILQDLGLKIPTKMIKKRIF, encoded by the coding sequence ATGAACAAAATATCAAAAAAAGGCCCAATTGCTTTGGTTATTTTCGATGGTTTTGGCTATAAAAATCAAGTTTTTGGAAATGCTATAAAAGCTGCAAAAATGCCATTTTTTGAGTTTTTGCTCAAAAATTACCCCTCAACATTATTAAATGCATCGGGTAAAGCCGTTGGACTTTTACCAAAATTTATTGGAAATTCCGAAGTTGGACATTTAACTATGGGTGCAGGCAGAATTATAAAATCTACTTTGGCAAAATTCAAAGAAGTAGTAGACAATAAAACGATATTTAAAAATAAAGTTTTAATTAATAATTTTAAGAAAATAAAAGCAGATAACGCCTTACACATAATTGGGCTTCTGTCCGATGGTGGGGTTCATAGTCATGAATTTCAACTTTTTGCATTATTGGAATTTGCAAAAAAACAAAATATTAAAAATGTTTATATACACGTAATTTTAGACGGTAGAGATGTGCCTCCCAAATCTGCAAATATACATTTAAAAAAATTAGATAAAATTTGTAAAAAATTAAATTTGGGAAAAATTGCATCAATTCACGGTAGATTTTATTCTATGGATCGTGATAATAACTGGCAAAGAACTAAAAAGAGTTATGATATTTTGTGTGACCCAAAAATTAAAATCTCAAATTTAAAAAATTGGGAACAATTACTTAAAAATTTTTATGCAAAAAATATAACTGACGAATTTGTTAATCCAACGTTATTTATAAAAAATGGACAAATAAAAACAGGAGATGGTGTAATTTTTTACAACTTTAGACCTGATCGCGCAAGACAGCTTACCCAAAGTTTTATAGATCCGGATTTTAATAAATTTAAGACCCAAAACTTAAACTCAACAAATAATACTCTTGCATTTTTTATAACAACTACAAGATATATGCAAGATTTTAAAAATTTTAATAACGATATTTTATTTGAACATGAAAAAATAGATCACACGCTTTTAGATGAGATATCTACACAATCAAACGCAAAAATATTTGTCATAGCAGAAACAGAAAAATATGCTCATGTAACCTATTTTTTCAGAGGTATGAATGAGAAAAAATTGCCAAACGAAACATACAACTTAATATCATCAATAAAAGCTAAAAATTATATAAACCATCCGGAAATGTCTGCATATAAAATTACTAGAAAAGTTTTAGCTTCTTTAAAAAATGATCCGGCAAATTTCTATTTAATTAATTATGCCAATGCAGATATGGTTGGACATTCCGGTGATTTTGATGCAACAGTTAAAGCTTGTGAATGCTTAGATGTGCAAATTAAAAAACTTTATGACGAAATAGTTATAAATAAAAATGGCACAATATTTTTGACCTCTGATCATGGAAATGCCGAAGAAATGATAAATAAAAAAACCGGAGAACTTGTAACTGCTCATACAATAAATCCGGTTATATTTATAAAAATTAACCAAAAATCACAAAAAAATAAGCCTGAGATAACTAAATTTGGGCCAATTAAGCTCGAATTATCAAATATAGCAGCAACAATTTTACAAGATTTAGGTCTAAAAATACCGACAAAAATGATCAAAAAACGAATTTTTTAA
- a CDS encoding 16S rRNA (uracil(1498)-N(3))-methyltransferase: MSKHIFSIFLENLTELTSNLNINQTFELKDKLVYSRITNILRLSESDNIIFFDKNINILVELLSQTFKNNKSVFLKVLEKNKNKKLEPEIILCTGLIKKSSFEELIYNASALGATIIQPILTDKCQQKWAGQKEIDRLKKIIIAACEQSKNYCLPELYEPIKISEYLKYAKDKNYKKIFFESDQIKTTELIKELTQNKSEKIVLFFGPEGGFSDSEISNFQENNFVGYSLTKTILRSQEAVTVGLGLIRIVTK; encoded by the coding sequence ATGAGTAAGCATATATTTTCTATATTTTTAGAAAATTTAACAGAGTTAACTTCTAATTTAAATATTAATCAAACTTTTGAATTAAAAGATAAATTAGTATATTCAAGAATTACAAATATTTTACGTTTATCTGAATCTGATAATATTATCTTTTTTGATAAAAATATAAATATTCTTGTCGAACTTTTATCCCAGACTTTCAAAAATAATAAATCTGTATTTTTAAAAGTTTTAGAGAAAAATAAAAATAAAAAGTTAGAACCTGAAATAATTTTGTGCACTGGGCTTATAAAAAAAAGCTCTTTTGAAGAACTTATTTATAATGCATCTGCACTTGGCGCTACAATAATTCAGCCTATATTAACTGATAAGTGCCAACAAAAGTGGGCCGGTCAAAAAGAAATAGATCGTTTGAAAAAAATAATAATAGCGGCCTGTGAACAGTCAAAAAATTATTGTTTACCCGAATTATATGAACCCATAAAAATTTCTGAATATTTAAAATATGCAAAAGATAAAAATTATAAAAAAATATTTTTTGAATCAGATCAAATTAAAACTACAGAATTAATAAAAGAATTAACGCAAAATAAATCAGAAAAAATTGTATTGTTCTTTGGTCCTGAGGGTGGATTTTCAGACTCTGAAATTTCAAATTTTCAGGAAAATAATTTTGTCGGTTATTCTTTAACAAAAACAATCTTACGATCACAAGAAGCTGTGACTGTTGGGCTTGGTTTGATACGAATTGTGACTAAATAG
- a CDS encoding transketolase has translation MENKLTPEKLNLLKQVALNLRIDSIKATTASKSGHPTSCMAIADLISVIFFNFLKYDIKNPKNPNNDRFILSIGHTIPIIYAAWKNLNVITEKEFLDLRKFNSVLEGHPTPRFEYNEAATGSLGQGLAIGVGMALNAKHDKLNYKTFVMIGDGEAAEGSVWEAAELAAHYKLDNLIAILDCNRLGQSGESIHGHDVEKFERKFQAFGFKTFSIDGHNIQEIFDTLNSAYDIKNQPVAIIAKTFKGSGLQEIENKNGHHGKPFKQEELNDIIKELESRFKLKYQNIKYTPELPNKTNINLEKEKIKISLNTDSNTNFFDLDQKIATRKAFGYALESLGNTNKKIFTIDADVQNSTYTEMFGQKYPERFIQCFIAEQNMIGVSTGLESRGKIPFASTFGAFFTRAFDQIRMAGIGKNALRLCGSHCGVSIGEDGPSQMALEDIAMFRTIPNSIVLYPSDGVSAYKLTELMANYHDGVSYLRTSRPETTNIYNKNEEFKIGGCKILRQSKNDKICIIAAGITLHESLKAYEELKKQNINVSVIDLYSIKPLDKNTIIDIAQKSENKILTVEDHYIQGGIGESVTSELSNTNIIVEKLAVNKIPRSATSQELLNFEEINAKAIVQKIIAICC, from the coding sequence ATGGAAAATAAATTGACCCCGGAAAAATTAAATTTATTAAAACAAGTCGCTTTAAACTTAAGAATTGATAGTATAAAAGCAACAACTGCAAGTAAATCAGGACACCCAACATCTTGCATGGCAATAGCAGATTTAATAAGTGTAATCTTTTTTAATTTTTTAAAATACGATATTAAAAATCCTAAAAACCCCAATAATGACAGATTTATTTTATCAATAGGGCACACAATTCCAATAATTTATGCTGCATGGAAAAATTTAAATGTAATAACAGAAAAAGAATTTTTAGATTTAAGAAAATTTAATTCTGTGTTGGAAGGACACCCTACCCCAAGATTTGAATATAATGAAGCCGCTACAGGCTCTCTAGGACAAGGTTTGGCAATTGGTGTAGGCATGGCATTAAATGCAAAACATGACAAACTTAATTATAAAACATTTGTCATGATAGGAGATGGCGAAGCCGCAGAAGGCTCCGTGTGGGAAGCTGCAGAACTTGCTGCTCATTACAAATTGGACAATTTGATTGCCATTTTAGATTGCAACAGGCTTGGACAATCGGGCGAAAGCATTCACGGACATGATGTTGAAAAATTTGAAAGAAAATTTCAGGCGTTTGGATTTAAAACTTTTTCCATAGACGGCCATAATATTCAAGAAATTTTCGATACTTTAAATTCGGCTTATGATATAAAAAATCAGCCTGTCGCAATAATCGCAAAAACATTTAAAGGTAGTGGATTACAAGAAATCGAAAACAAAAATGGGCATCACGGAAAACCATTTAAACAAGAAGAATTAAACGACATAATTAAAGAACTTGAATCTCGATTTAAGTTAAAATATCAAAACATAAAATACACTCCGGAATTACCAAATAAAACAAATATAAATTTAGAAAAAGAAAAAATAAAAATAAGTTTAAACACAGATTCAAATACAAATTTTTTTGATTTAGACCAAAAAATAGCAACAAGAAAAGCATTTGGTTATGCATTAGAATCTTTGGGAAATACAAATAAAAAAATTTTTACAATAGACGCCGATGTTCAAAATTCTACCTATACTGAAATGTTTGGTCAAAAATATCCTGAAAGATTTATTCAATGTTTTATAGCAGAGCAAAATATGATTGGTGTTTCAACCGGTCTGGAATCTCGCGGTAAAATTCCGTTTGCATCAACTTTTGGTGCATTTTTTACAAGAGCATTTGATCAGATAAGAATGGCAGGAATCGGCAAAAATGCACTTCGTCTTTGCGGCTCTCATTGTGGCGTATCAATAGGCGAAGATGGTCCATCGCAGATGGCTTTGGAAGATATCGCTATGTTTAGAACCATTCCTAATTCTATTGTGTTATATCCATCTGATGGAGTGTCGGCATATAAATTAACCGAACTGATGGCTAATTATCATGACGGTGTTTCATATTTAAGAACTTCAAGACCGGAAACAACAAACATTTATAATAAAAACGAAGAGTTTAAAATAGGCGGATGCAAAATTTTACGCCAAAGTAAAAATGACAAAATTTGTATAATTGCAGCGGGAATAACATTACATGAATCATTAAAAGCTTACGAAGAATTAAAAAAACAAAATATTAATGTTTCCGTTATAGATTTATATTCGATAAAACCTCTGGATAAAAATACAATAATTGATATTGCTCAAAAATCCGAAAATAAAATATTAACAGTAGAAGATCATTATATACAAGGCGGTATTGGTGAATCTGTAACATCTGAGCTTTCAAACACAAATATTATAGTCGAAAAGCTTGCTGTAAATAAAATACCTAGATCGGCCACATCGCAAGAGCTTTTAAATTTTGAAGAAATAAATGCTAAAGCTATTGTTCAAAAAATTATAGCGATTTGTTGTTGA